The following are encoded together in the Leuconostoc mesenteroides subsp. mesenteroides ATCC 8293 genome:
- a CDS encoding replication initiator protein A, whose amino-acid sequence MINDQDTPRKMERVSRNQVETNERFYKIPKALFENEFYANMKLETKMAYAILRDRFLLSIKNNWIDKNGDVYLIYKNSDLQTILSVGEKKVISLKKELADFGLLEEERQGLNKPNRLYVGNINTDFEVIHRANPLGDKELSKRQVRNCQNDKSRTSKTTAQELSKRQSSETENSETILSETETNSFDKDEINTNNNSKKPQQSFIAIGKIIQNNPELRSVVQGLIPDLLLNEPQQAEIVVRALDCGYHFLTAELEKGNSALTLQKQLQGEVAIKQLLLNTGFNQVDYMRDHLIDISQYGKYFASGFKSRLKIAITTSQSASGF is encoded by the coding sequence ATGATAAATGATCAAGATACACCCAGGAAAATGGAACGTGTTAGTAGAAATCAAGTTGAAACTAATGAACGATTCTACAAAATTCCAAAAGCACTGTTTGAAAATGAATTCTACGCCAACATGAAACTTGAAACGAAAATGGCTTATGCAATTCTGCGTGATCGTTTCTTGTTGTCAATTAAAAATAATTGGATTGATAAAAATGGTGATGTTTACTTGATTTACAAAAACAGTGACCTGCAAACAATTCTTAGTGTTGGCGAGAAAAAAGTCATTAGTTTGAAAAAAGAACTAGCAGATTTTGGGCTCCTTGAAGAAGAACGACAAGGGTTAAATAAACCAAACAGACTTTACGTTGGCAACATAAACACTGATTTCGAAGTTATCCACAGGGCCAACCCCTTGGGGGACAAGGAACTGTCAAAACGACAGGTCCGGAACTGTCAAAATGACAAGTCAAGAACTTCCAAAACGACAGCTCAAGAACTGTCAAAACGACAGTCAAGTGAGACTGAGAATAGTGAGACTATTTTGAGTGAAACTGAAACCAATTCTTTTGATAAGGATGAAATAAATACTAATAATAATTCAAAAAAACCTCAACAATCATTTATCGCAATTGGCAAAATTATTCAAAACAATCCTGAATTAAGAAGTGTAGTCCAAGGTTTAATTCCTGATTTACTTTTGAATGAACCCCAACAAGCAGAAATTGTCGTCCGTGCTCTTGATTGTGGCTATCATTTTTTGACGGCCGAACTTGAGAAAGGTAATTCTGCTTTAACTTTGCAAAAGCAATTACAAGGTGAAGTTGCTATCAAACAGTTACTTTTGAACACTGGCTTCAACCAAGTAGATTACATGCGCGACCACCTGATTGATATCAGCCAATATGGGAAATATTTTGCTAGTGGCTTTAAGAGTCGTTTGAAGATTGCAATTACAACAAGTCAATCGGCCTCAGGCTTTTAA
- a CDS encoding LacI family DNA-binding transcriptional regulator, whose amino-acid sequence MTTIKEIALKTGYSSATVSRILNNDQTFSVTDSTRETVQTVARQLEYISVGSNQFLDINLAVIFSINPDEELEDVYYVKMREIIEATAKKSGLKIIFYKNVMELSENVRGVLLIGKFNQDALNEIIKKEIICVFVDSNPNPGIFTSVQPNLEFTITRALNEFRSRNFTKVGFIGGKLWNKGDNAFQFDDLRRRYFESYAKEISIYSKEFVFIGSDFSTSSGYRIGKKILNAYSENELPQAFLIGSDSLAIGVLRAFNEENISVPYTTAFISINDIEVAKFSSPSLTTFKINIDDMINEALNLLHQRIINPKTTSPEVVLKSPELIYRETFPRKIDNR is encoded by the coding sequence ATGACTACTATCAAGGAAATAGCCCTAAAAACCGGATATTCTTCAGCAACTGTCTCCAGAATACTAAATAATGACCAAACTTTTTCAGTTACTGATAGTACCCGAGAAACCGTGCAAACTGTTGCACGACAACTTGAGTATATATCCGTTGGATCTAATCAATTCTTAGATATTAATCTCGCGGTAATCTTTTCAATTAATCCTGATGAAGAGCTTGAAGATGTTTATTATGTTAAAATGAGAGAGATTATTGAAGCAACAGCCAAAAAAAGTGGACTAAAAATAATTTTTTATAAAAATGTGATGGAATTATCTGAAAATGTTAGAGGTGTTTTGTTAATTGGAAAGTTTAATCAAGATGCTTTAAATGAGATCATAAAGAAGGAGATTATCTGCGTGTTTGTTGACTCAAATCCTAATCCTGGTATTTTTACTTCTGTACAGCCCAACTTGGAATTTACCATCACAAGGGCGTTGAATGAATTTCGATCTCGCAATTTTACAAAAGTTGGGTTTATTGGAGGTAAATTGTGGAACAAAGGCGACAACGCTTTTCAGTTTGATGATTTAAGAAGAAGATATTTTGAAAGCTATGCAAAAGAAATATCGATATATAGCAAAGAATTCGTATTTATAGGATCTGATTTTTCAACTTCCTCTGGTTATAGAATTGGTAAAAAAATTCTTAATGCGTATTCTGAGAATGAACTCCCACAGGCTTTCTTGATTGGATCAGACTCGCTGGCAATAGGAGTACTCAGAGCGTTTAATGAAGAAAATATTTCTGTTCCTTATACTACAGCTTTCATAAGTATTAATGATATAGAAGTCGCTAAATTTTCTTCACCATCGCTTACTACTTTTAAAATTAATATAGATGATATGATAAACGAAGCGCTAAATCTGCTGCACCAGAGAATAATCAATCCAAAAACAACAAGCCCTGAAGTGGTACTTAAATCACCTGAATTAATCTATAGAGAAACGTTTCCAAGAAAAATTGACAATCGATAA
- a CDS encoding ABC transporter ATP-binding protein: MSNLIFDSVTKIFGEGSSKYVALENINFEAESGQLILVVGPSGSGKTTFLTIAGGLQTPTNGDVKINDSTINSLSKKQQTKLRLEKIGFVLQSYNLVPFLTVEEQFKFVDKIKNQNLTKQKMHELLSDLGLLELLKKYPNQLSGGQKQRVAIARALYTDPDYILADEPTAALDTDRSMKVIELLRDLAHKRNKIIIVVTHDLRLKDMADKVYKIIDGKMTILEK, encoded by the coding sequence ATGTCAAATCTAATTTTCGACTCAGTCACAAAAATTTTTGGTGAAGGGAGTAGTAAGTACGTAGCACTAGAAAATATTAATTTCGAAGCAGAAAGTGGTCAGCTTATTTTAGTTGTAGGGCCATCAGGATCAGGAAAAACTACATTTTTGACTATAGCAGGCGGACTACAGACACCAACTAATGGTGACGTAAAAATAAATGACAGTACAATTAACAGTTTGTCCAAAAAACAACAAACAAAATTAAGATTGGAAAAAATAGGATTTGTTTTACAATCTTATAACTTAGTCCCATTTTTAACGGTCGAAGAACAGTTTAAATTCGTAGATAAAATAAAAAACCAAAATTTGACTAAACAAAAAATGCATGAGCTTCTTTCTGATTTAGGACTTTTAGAACTGCTAAAAAAATATCCTAATCAACTTTCTGGTGGACAAAAGCAGCGTGTGGCAATTGCTAGAGCATTATACACTGATCCTGACTATATTTTAGCAGATGAACCCACAGCCGCATTAGATACAGATAGATCCATGAAAGTAATCGAGTTACTCAGAGATTTAGCGCACAAAAGAAATAAAATTATTATTGTAGTTACTCATGACTTAAGGTTAAAAGATATGGCAGACAAAGTTTATAAGATAATTGACGGTAAAATGACAATCCTGGAGAAGTAA
- a CDS encoding beta-galactosidase translates to MTDTLQISKFLHGGDYNPEQWIDNSEIINRDFTLFKQSKINTFTIGIFSWAKIEPKEGVYDFEWLDNIFDRVEQQNGNIILATPSGARPRWMSEKYPEVLRTNEQGQKLLFGERHNHCLSSPVYRAKTKSINYQLAKRYGHRKSLILWHISNELGGDCHCELCQEKFREWMKNKYKTIDNLNRLYWSSFWSHQYNNWDDIHSPSTLGDTTSLILNLDWKRFVTDQTIDVFENEVKPLREVTPNIPVTTNFMGGNPPESSIFMDLDYQKFSKHVDVISWDSYPNWSNDYETTETLAMKTALMNDVMRGLKHDSYLIMESTPSQVNWHPFNKSKRPGMHEMGSLQQIAHGANSVLYFQLHQSRGSSEMFHGAVVTHSLSNRTRVFKDVSLVGKDLEKLQPLLKSKYTHTKIAIVFDYDNVWALDDARNYSDQTKKYWHTIQSHYSVFWQNNIPVDIISAQDDLSPYTLVIDPMHFMMDIEYMEKIEKYVSSGGNLVGTYMTGVVDKNYLAYLGGWPERLQRIYGLSYVETDTLYPKQTNTIIWEDNEYKVIDYADVFEQKGATSLAYYEDDFYAQSPALTKNDLGSGTAMMIAGRTEKAFLNKFYSKLIDKYSLRDSQIPFENADAHLSVQVRQDERQKYYFITNYTDNKQIALFKDSYTEMLSGNSLNGSTTLEPYQVIVATKD, encoded by the coding sequence ATGACTGACACATTACAAATTTCAAAGTTTCTACATGGGGGCGACTATAATCCCGAACAATGGATTGATAATTCAGAAATCATTAATCGCGATTTTACATTGTTTAAGCAATCCAAAATCAACACGTTCACAATAGGAATTTTTTCTTGGGCAAAAATTGAACCAAAAGAAGGAGTTTACGATTTTGAATGGTTAGATAATATTTTTGATAGGGTTGAACAACAAAACGGGAATATTATTTTAGCTACTCCAAGTGGCGCCAGACCTAGATGGATGTCTGAAAAATATCCGGAAGTTCTACGAACGAATGAACAAGGACAAAAACTTTTATTCGGGGAACGTCATAATCATTGTTTATCATCGCCTGTTTACCGCGCAAAGACGAAGTCAATCAATTACCAGCTTGCAAAGAGATATGGTCATCGCAAAAGTTTAATTCTTTGGCATATTTCTAATGAGTTGGGAGGTGATTGCCACTGTGAATTGTGCCAAGAAAAATTTCGTGAGTGGATGAAAAATAAATATAAGACGATTGATAACTTAAATAGGCTATATTGGTCATCATTTTGGAGTCATCAATATAATAATTGGGATGACATTCATTCACCTTCGACACTGGGTGATACTACTTCTCTAATTCTGAATTTGGACTGGAAACGTTTTGTGACGGACCAAACAATTGATGTCTTTGAAAATGAAGTCAAACCATTACGAGAAGTGACTCCAAATATTCCTGTTACAACAAATTTTATGGGGGGAAATCCCCCAGAATCAAGCATTTTTATGGATTTAGATTACCAAAAATTTTCTAAACATGTGGATGTGATTAGTTGGGATTCATATCCTAATTGGTCCAATGATTATGAAACTACGGAAACTTTAGCTATGAAAACGGCTCTAATGAATGATGTTATGAGGGGGTTGAAGCACGATTCTTACCTTATAATGGAAAGTACTCCTTCTCAGGTTAATTGGCACCCTTTCAATAAATCAAAGCGGCCAGGAATGCATGAGATGGGCAGTCTGCAACAGATAGCACATGGAGCAAACTCAGTACTTTATTTTCAGTTACACCAATCACGGGGATCTTCAGAAATGTTTCACGGCGCTGTTGTGACACATAGTTTGAGCAATCGTACACGAGTTTTCAAAGATGTAAGTTTAGTAGGAAAAGATCTAGAAAAATTGCAACCGTTACTCAAATCTAAATACACACACACCAAAATTGCAATTGTATTCGATTATGACAATGTATGGGCATTAGATGATGCAAGAAATTATTCGGATCAAACAAAGAAATATTGGCATACTATTCAGAGTCACTATAGTGTTTTTTGGCAGAATAATATACCCGTTGATATTATTTCTGCTCAAGATGATTTATCCCCTTATACACTTGTGATAGATCCGATGCACTTCATGATGGACATCGAGTATATGGAAAAAATTGAAAAATATGTGAGTTCGGGAGGCAATCTTGTTGGTACTTATATGACAGGCGTGGTTGATAAAAATTATTTAGCATATTTAGGTGGGTGGCCAGAAAGACTGCAAAGAATTTATGGTTTGTCTTATGTTGAAACTGATACCCTTTACCCAAAACAAACTAATACCATCATATGGGAAGACAACGAATATAAAGTAATCGACTATGCTGATGTTTTTGAACAGAAAGGCGCTACCTCACTCGCTTATTATGAAGATGATTTTTATGCTCAAAGCCCAGCCTTAACAAAAAATGATTTGGGTTCTGGCACCGCTATGATGATTGCTGGCAGAACGGAAAAAGCTTTTTTAAATAAATTTTACAGTAAATTAATTGATAAATACTCACTTCGTGATTCACAAATTCCTTTTGAAAATGCTGATGCACATCTAAGTGTACAAGTTCGGCAGGATGAGCGTCAAAAATATTATTTCATTACAAATTATACCGATAATAAACAAATTGCCTTGTTTAAGGATAGCTATACGGAGATGTTGTCAGGGAATAGTTTAAATGGAAGCACTACATTGGAACCATATCAGGTTATCGTAGCAACAAAGGACTGA
- the mobP2 gene encoding MobP2 family relaxase, whose product MAKTGEIAAFALGEKKTAMVNLPAQFVTSSTADMKGQKYSDLVDYADNSEKTNDLNNESITDLIDLKEQFSKRGYANRNSAVTETHPIFGNDKLNYDNHDISVLRKNLDEAQENGNNIHELAFSIRGDWLVKNNLYEPETRMIDQNKLKHAEQEVSKTLINKGFNLPLGEDENDVVWFGVIHQDTDHLNMHLWFAKKSQETRPEMLKQEGEYKGQPIGVIPLEVIEQAKRQFRKQLMSSQELRRHQEILKGVGGFKKEIVETAPDNLLNDRHAKAIKQIYDALPQDMKGRWQVGSAYLTAGKGKMAKADQLTNQLLDDLFDKELKPEYEGFKSMAQEYDAINIEDQGVMHKGQLKWSENKDEELRQRLANQLYKHLAQIEDTSLNDIDQQMSELLSNVKKRDKGGITDKTKIASSPEEIKLTPNPWLDNVNPNITKKHIGDQLPVRGGSFNKISRLWRQDIRAETNAERRFLTHQKIVEQYKAEEEFTTQEKNRL is encoded by the coding sequence ATGGCGAAGACTGGTGAAATTGCTGCATTTGCCCTGGGTGAAAAAAAGACGGCAATGGTCAATTTACCAGCGCAGTTTGTCACTTCTAGTACAGCAGATATGAAGGGTCAAAAATACTCAGACCTCGTTGATTATGCGGATAATTCTGAGAAAACGAATGATCTCAATAATGAATCCATAACTGATCTCATCGATTTAAAGGAACAATTTAGCAAGCGAGGCTATGCAAATAGAAATTCGGCAGTGACAGAAACGCATCCCATATTTGGTAACGACAAACTAAATTATGATAATCATGATATTTCTGTATTGAGAAAAAACTTGGATGAGGCTCAAGAAAATGGTAATAACATTCATGAACTCGCGTTCTCAATCAGAGGCGATTGGTTAGTTAAAAACAATCTCTATGAACCCGAAACTCGTATGATAGACCAAAATAAATTGAAGCATGCAGAACAAGAGGTTTCTAAGACGCTAATTAACAAAGGATTTAATTTACCTTTGGGAGAAGATGAAAATGACGTTGTTTGGTTTGGTGTGATTCATCAGGATACTGATCACCTAAACATGCATCTGTGGTTTGCTAAAAAAAGCCAAGAAACGCGGCCTGAGATGCTAAAACAAGAAGGTGAGTATAAAGGGCAGCCAATCGGCGTTATACCTCTGGAAGTGATTGAACAAGCCAAGCGACAGTTTAGAAAACAATTAATGTCATCACAGGAACTAAGACGGCATCAGGAAATATTAAAAGGTGTTGGTGGCTTTAAAAAAGAAATTGTTGAGACAGCGCCAGACAACCTATTAAATGATCGTCATGCTAAAGCCATCAAACAAATTTATGATGCTTTACCTCAAGACATGAAAGGGCGTTGGCAGGTTGGCAGCGCCTATTTAACAGCTGGAAAAGGCAAGATGGCAAAAGCAGATCAATTGACCAATCAACTTTTAGATGATTTGTTTGACAAAGAGCTTAAACCTGAATATGAGGGATTTAAATCGATGGCACAAGAATACGACGCCATTAATATTGAAGACCAGGGCGTGATGCATAAGGGACAACTCAAATGGTCTGAGAATAAGGACGAGGAATTAAGGCAACGCTTAGCGAATCAACTCTACAAACATTTAGCACAAATCGAAGATACATCACTAAATGATATTGACCAACAAATGTCTGAGCTACTAAGCAATGTAAAAAAGCGCGACAAAGGCGGCATCACAGACAAAACTAAAATTGCATCTAGCCCTGAGGAAATAAAATTGACCCCCAATCCGTGGCTCGACAATGTCAACCCAAATATAACAAAGAAGCACATAGGTGATCAGTTGCCAGTGCGGGGTGGCTCGTTTAATAAAATTAGTCGTTTGTGGCGGCAGGACATCCGTGCTGAGACAAATGCAGAACGTCGATTCTTAACACACCAAAAGATAGTTGAACAGTATAAGGCAGAAGAAGAGTTCACGACACAAGAAAAAAATAGATTGTAA
- a CDS encoding helix-turn-helix transcriptional regulator: protein MRHSFGSIVKAYRERKRLTQLELAVKSKGELSTATISKAETDPSYNPKLTTFIKFYKIMDVPFKDIVATLEGTADDK, encoded by the coding sequence ATGAGACATTCTTTTGGGTCAATTGTAAAAGCCTATCGGGAAAGAAAAAGACTAACACAATTGGAATTAGCTGTGAAATCAAAAGGGGAATTATCAACGGCGACGATTTCAAAAGCTGAAACCGATCCAAGTTATAATCCGAAACTGACGACGTTCATCAAATTTTACAAAATTATGGATGTGCCATTTAAAGATATTGTTGCGACATTAGAGGGGACTGCTGATGATAAATGA
- a CDS encoding DNA/RNA non-specific endonuclease, with amino-acid sequence MKNYKRGRLARRILLSIVILIGVVYLNRVSILQKIVAIGSQSQLINIEKQSNSPTQNDELANLKYTGQTVVEVNHNQPTFSQDDLKIKQGVWQKLSPLDWLGRPQVANALLNLKLMPPSQKYQARERLTIKTPGYHAIKTGTNTTDWLYNRSHLIGYQFTGLNNEAKNLITGTRQLNADSRVNAKSMVTYETEIADYLHQSKNNYVRYQVTPVYKNVELVPRGVHMIAQSNDNTLKFNIYVFNVQDGWTINYLNGNAERSE; translated from the coding sequence ATGAAAAATTATAAACGTGGTCGTTTGGCGAGAAGAATTTTATTAAGTATTGTCATATTGATAGGTGTTGTGTATTTAAACCGTGTCTCGATTTTGCAAAAAATTGTAGCAATAGGTTCCCAATCACAACTGATTAATATTGAAAAACAAAGTAATTCACCGACACAAAATGATGAGCTAGCCAACTTAAAATATACTGGTCAAACAGTTGTTGAAGTTAATCATAATCAACCGACATTTAGTCAAGATGACTTGAAAATTAAACAGGGAGTTTGGCAAAAGCTATCGCCATTAGATTGGTTAGGCAGACCACAAGTTGCTAATGCGTTGCTTAACCTAAAATTAATGCCCCCCTCTCAAAAGTATCAAGCCCGTGAACGATTAACAATCAAAACGCCAGGTTACCATGCCATTAAAACAGGAACGAATACTACAGACTGGTTATACAACCGTAGTCATCTGATTGGGTATCAATTTACTGGTCTAAACAATGAAGCCAAAAATTTGATCACGGGGACACGACAGTTGAACGCAGACAGTCGTGTCAATGCTAAAAGTATGGTGACTTACGAAACAGAAATTGCGGATTATTTGCATCAGTCAAAAAATAATTATGTGCGTTATCAAGTCACACCCGTATACAAAAATGTTGAGTTAGTTCCCCGTGGTGTTCATATGATAGCACAGTCAAATGACAATACTTTGAAATTTAATATCTATGTTTTTAACGTTCAAGATGGCTGGACAATCAACTACTTAAACGGTAATGCTGAAAGGAGCGAATAA
- a CDS encoding IS30 family transposase, with protein MSDETPKKRKRQPHINENQRHMIEYLWNIEKMTQADIARRLGYTPSSILRELHRGNTLDFSHVDRRTLLNMEDIHARIKYSAQRGQYLALKKRSKMGTGSRLTPELKEIIETWVNVEHWTPEQIAGNVQDVDVSASVIRLWARKGLIDIRKHKYHRQNGTPKERAVAQTRRAKEREIARLREQLKNDGELVRHSIFDRSQVVESRKQFGHWEIDLVLPAKMNNQRYQDTTAIMTFTERKTRFTALVLVRSKKSSDMVDAFKLFYERYGKAVRTITADNGSEFISWDFLEYVQKELKIKLYYATPSSPQQRGSNENRNRKLRDWYPKGTSFKDVKQRQLDEVASKMNAMPLRQALDGKRPMVVFEQEYKAMQRYRRAYEKRKQRMLEERQNDEK; from the coding sequence ATGAGTGATGAAACACCAAAAAAACGAAAGCGCCAACCACATATAAATGAGAACCAACGTCACATGATTGAATACCTGTGGAATATTGAAAAAATGACACAGGCTGATATAGCTAGACGTTTAGGATATACACCGTCATCAATACTACGTGAATTGCACCGTGGCAACACGCTTGATTTTTCACATGTAGATAGACGAACACTGTTGAATATGGAGGATATACACGCACGTATCAAGTATTCGGCACAACGTGGTCAATATCTAGCCTTAAAGAAACGTAGTAAAATGGGTACTGGTTCAAGATTGACTCCTGAATTAAAAGAAATTATTGAGACTTGGGTTAATGTTGAGCATTGGACACCTGAACAAATAGCTGGCAATGTGCAAGATGTTGATGTTTCCGCGTCAGTCATTAGGTTATGGGCTAGAAAAGGTTTGATTGATATTCGCAAACATAAGTATCATCGACAAAACGGCACGCCAAAGGAACGTGCAGTAGCCCAGACAAGACGTGCTAAAGAACGTGAAATTGCTAGACTACGTGAGCAACTGAAAAATGACGGAGAACTAGTCCGCCATTCAATATTTGATCGTTCACAAGTGGTTGAAAGTCGTAAACAGTTCGGTCATTGGGAAATTGATTTAGTGTTGCCTGCTAAAATGAATAATCAACGTTATCAAGATACTACTGCGATTATGACATTTACTGAACGCAAAACTCGGTTTACTGCCTTAGTATTAGTTCGTAGTAAGAAATCTAGTGATATGGTTGATGCGTTTAAGTTGTTTTATGAGCGTTATGGCAAAGCTGTGCGTACTATAACAGCAGACAATGGTTCTGAATTTATCTCATGGGACTTTTTAGAATATGTTCAAAAAGAGCTTAAAATTAAGCTGTACTATGCTACACCGTCATCACCACAACAACGTGGTTCAAATGAAAACAGAAACCGTAAGCTACGTGATTGGTATCCTAAAGGCACGTCATTTAAAGATGTGAAACAGCGACAATTAGATGAAGTCGCTTCAAAAATGAATGCTATGCCATTAAGACAGGCACTTGACGGTAAACGACCTATGGTAGTGTTTGAACAAGAATATAAAGCCATGCAACGTTACCGTAGAGCTTATGAAAAACGTAAACAGCGCATGCTTGAAGAACGCCAAAATGATGAAAAATAA
- a CDS encoding single-stranded DNA-binding protein yields MQNNHHVGRLVRDVNFTVRGENKTKIAYFKLAINDLKDGKATYIDYVAFNKTAELIHDYVTDIGQVVEVEFVMRNHNYTDKHTGQKVYAMQNQVTQFRIYKSSSSSKNQVEKQDVTDKDLPPYPDFNSNAFEYVEG; encoded by the coding sequence ATGCAAAATAATCACCACGTAGGACGTTTAGTTCGCGATGTTAACTTCACTGTAAGAGGTGAAAATAAAACAAAGATTGCCTACTTCAAATTAGCCATTAATGATTTAAAAGATGGCAAAGCAACTTACATTGATTATGTTGCTTTTAACAAAACGGCAGAATTGATTCATGATTATGTGACTGATATTGGCCAAGTAGTTGAGGTTGAATTTGTGATGCGTAATCACAACTACACTGATAAACACACTGGTCAAAAAGTTTACGCTATGCAAAACCAAGTCACACAATTCCGTATCTACAAATCTAGTTCGTCATCCAAAAATCAGGTTGAAAAACAAGATGTCACGGATAAAGATTTGCCACCATACCCTGACTTTAACAGCAATGCATTTGAGTATGTAGAGGGGTAG